One Serratia liquefaciens genomic window, GCGTGTTCTTGAAACTCCAAGGCCAGCAACGCCCGGTTTTATGATCAATCAATGCTGTCAGCGGGAACAAGTCCAGCTCATCAACACGTTTGGGCATTCCTGTCTGATTAATCAATTCTGGTGTACCGACGGCAAAAAAATGGATTTTAGCCAGCTCACGTGCCACATAACGGTTATCAGGTAAAAAACCGAAGCGAATACCAATGTCTATCCGCTCATCAATCACATCACTGTGTGTATCTGTCAAAATACAGTCCACAACTATATCCGGGTAACGCAGGGAAAATTGCGTTAATGCCGGAATAATAAACTTGCGGCCAAACACGGAAGACACCGTCAGCCGAATGGTTCCCCGCATCTCATCTGACTTTGGCTGCGGTTTTACCGTCAACAAGGTATCGACAGCGTTAACAGCCTGCCGGGCATATTGCGCGAGGCGCTCACCATCGGCCGTTATTTTCATCTGCCGGGTGCTTCGGTAAAACAAAATTTCACCACGCTGCTGTTCGAGTTCTTTCACCGCACGGGTCACCGCCTGAGGTGAGATGCCCAGAAGTATCGCAGCATCTTTGAAGTTTCTTGACTCTGCGACGGTACAAAAGATGCGCAACATTTCCAGTTTATTTTGCATGGCAGACCTGAACCGTTGACGGGGTTAATTCCATAATCAGGAATTCTGTAATGGAATCTTTTCCACATATTGTAACGTGAGGTGAAGAAATACTGGAATACCCAAATTTGTGTGACGGATACTTTCAGGCCCCCCTGCTGGGGATACCGGCAAAACGATACCGGCCCTTTGTTAAAGGGAAGTTAAAAACTGTACGCATCAGAAAATGGCTGTTCGAGCTGCGCGGTTGCGCTCATTTAGCATGCGAAGCATGAGCTTGGAGGATGATTCATTTATTATCAGTCAGTTGTGATTATTTTTGTTCAAGAATAAAACGCTGACAACGCCGATTTAACATGAATTTAACTCCGGCGTCAGGAAACGGCATTGTCAACACGACACTTAAATAAAATGAAACTTTTTGATCACATTCAAGCTTCTGAAAAATAGATGAAAACGGGTTTTATGCATTTTTTATGCATAAAGCATGGGTACCCCCCGCGACCACCGTACAAAAGTAATTAACTATTCATTTTTGCGTCGCCAAACCGGCTTGAAACCGGCCTGTGGCCCGATGAGTGGGGGCTAACAAGCCGCGTTTTTAATGGTAAATTTAGCGTCGCAAAAGTGTTATGCACTTAGTAATCCACGGTTAAACAAAATAAATACCTATATATAAAAAGGTTGGTTATGGAAAAGCTATCCTACGCTTCAGAAAGCAGCACAACGGCCTGGGCCACCTATCTGCAACAAATTGACCGCGTTGCACCTTATCTCGGTGAGCTGTCGCGTTGGGTTGATACCCTGCGTCACCCTAAGCGTGCGCTGATCGTTGATATTCCTCTGCAAATGGACGACGGTTCAATCCGCCACTTCGAAGGTTTCCGCGTTCAGCACAACCTGTCGCGCGGCCCGGGTAAAGGCGGCATCCGTTACCATCCAGATGTTGATCTCGATGAGGTTATGGCGTTGTCAGCCTGGATGACCATCAAATGTGCGGCAGTTAACCTGCCTTACGGTGGCGCCAAGGGGGGGATCCGCGTCGATCCTTTCAAACTGTCTGAAGGCGAGCTGGAAAGATTGACCCGCCGCTACACCAGCGAAATCGGCTTTATCATCGGCCCACAGAAAGATATTCCCGCACCGGACGTCGGCACCAACTCCAAAGTGATGGCCTGGATGATGGATACCTACTCCATGAACCACGGCACTACCATCACCGGCGTCGTCACCGGCAAGCCTATCCATCTGGGCGGCTCTCTGGGCCGTGAAAAAGCGACCGGCCGTGGCGTGTTCGTTACCGGTTGTGAAGTGGCCAAACGTTTGGGCGTGCAGCTCGAAGGTGCCAAAGTGGCAGTACAGGGCTTTGGTAACGTGGGCAGCGAAGCGGCTCGTCTGTTCGTCGGCATCGGCGCACGCGTAGTGGTGATCCAGGACCACTCAGCTACCCTGTTCAATCCGGACGGCATCGACCTGAGCGCGCTGACCGAATGGCAAGCCAAGAACAAGCAGATCGCCGGCTTCCCTGGCGCCAAAGAAATCGAAAGCGAAGCTTTCTGGTCCGTAGACATGGACATCCTGATCCCAGCCGCCCTGGAAGGTCAGATCACCCGTCAACGTGCAGAAATCCTCAGCGCCAAGCTGGTACTGGAAGGGGCGAACGGCCCAACCTATCCAGATGCGGACGACGTTCTGCGTTCACGCAACATCACCGTAGTGCCTGACGTTATCTGTAACGCCGGCGGCGTGACCGTCAGTTACTTCGAGTGGGTGCAGGACATGGCCAGCTACTTCTGGAGCGAAAGCGAAATCAACGAGCGTATGGACAAGATCATGACCGACGCTATGATTCACGTTTGGAACAAGTCCGAAGAGAAAGAATGCAGCCTGCGCACCGCGGCTTATATCGTCGCCTGTGAGCGTATCCTGACCGCACGTAAAGAGCGTGGCATTTACCCAGGTTAATGCGTTATCCCTCCCGGCTTGCTTTGCAGGCCGGGATTATTTCCAAACAGAGCCCCTCAGCGCAGTAACCTTTTCAACACCTTTCCGGTGCTGGTCATCGGTAGCCGTTCGACAAACTCTACGATACGCGGATATTTAAACGCCGCCAGTCGCTCTTTGGTCCAGGCGATCAGCGCCCCCTCCGTTACCGGGTCATCTAGGTCCTTCAACACCACCACCGCTTTAATTTCCTCTCCCAGCGATGGATGCGGCACCCCGATCACCGCCACGAAGGAAACGGCCGGATGGCGAATCATCAGTTCCTCCACTTCGCGCGGATAAACGTTGAATCCCCCGCGGATAATCACGTCTTTCGACCTATCGACAATAAAATAAAAGCCATCGGCGTCGCGTCGCGCCAGATCGCCGGTTCTAAACCAGCCGTTTTCCAGAACTTCGGCCGTGGCCTCCGGTCGGTTAAGGTAACCTTTCATCACGTTGTGGCCGCGCACCGCAATCTCGCCGACCTGATCAATACCCGCCACCGTTTTGCCGGTGACATCAACCAGGCGGACCTCAACGCCCCAGATCGGTTGGCCGATAGATCCCACTTTGTTAACGCGTCCTGGGTGATTGAAGGTAGCGACCGGACTGGTTTCCGACAGTCCGTACCCCTCCAGAATGTTAACGCCGAAACGACGGGCAAAATCTTCAATGATCTGCACCGGCAAACTGGCCCCGCCGGAGACCGCCATGCGCAGATTTTTGCGCAACAGCGCCAGATCTACGCTGTCGTCCAGCGCGTTCAGCAATGCCCAGTACATGGTAGGTACGCCGGCGAAAAAAGTGATGGCGTATTTTTGCATCAGCGAGATAGCCAACTTTGCATCAAAACGCGGAACCAGCACCAGCGTCGCCCCCAAGGCAAAGCCGGCATTCATCTGGACGGTGGAGCCGAAAGTATGGAACAGCGGCAGCGTCACCAAATGACGATCGGGGCGTTCTACCGAGCTGTTGAATAACTGTACCGAACCCAGCGCATTCAATACCAGGTTGGAATGGGTCAACTCCGCGCCTTTGGCACGACCGGTGGTTCCGCTGGTGTAGAGGATCACTGCGGTATCGGACTCCAGGGTGCTGGCACTGTCAAAATCGGCAGGTTGCTGGCGGATGGCCTGGCTGAAGCGGTCGCCGCTCAGCGCCAGGCTGTCACCGATAATAATGAAATCGCGGCACTGTTGAGCGGAATCGAACGCGATTTTTGCCTCTTCCCCCAACGTCAATCCCTGGCCCCCTTCAAAGCAAAAAAAGGCCACCGCCTGCGAATCCTGCAGGTAGTATTCAAACTCCCCCGCTTTCAGCAAGGTATTTAACGGCACCACCACCGCACCCGCTTTGAGAATGCCGAAATAAATCGCCGGAAACTCCCAACGGTTGGGGCAGGCCAGCGCCACCCGCTCCCCCGGTTTCACGCCCCGCCCCCTCAGCAGATGGGCGACCTGGTTGGCAAATTGATCGAGTTCGACATAGCTAAGCTGGACTTCGTCCTGAACCAGTGCCAGACGGTTGGGGAAAGTACGCGCACTCTCTTCAAGCAATGTGGCCAAATTAAGCATGTGAGGGTCTCATGAGCAGAAACCGGGAAGCCCGGTGAGTCAATAATTGAGATACTGCGCCACCTCATTGAGGTTGATCTCCCTGAACCGCCTCCGGCGGTAAAATCAGTATAGATGCATCCGCGCCAGGGGCAGGTTCGCGTTCCACCCAGCGGTAGGCTATATGTTAGGGATTATTCCTCCCGGAGATCCCCGTATGAGCAAGAAAAAGATCCTGATGCTGGTTGGTGATTACGCTGAAGATTATGAAACCATGGTGCCCTTTCAGGCATTGCAGATGATTGGCCATCAGGTGGATGCCGTCTGCCCGGACAAGGTCAAAGGCGATTACATCATGACGGCAATCCATGATTTCGACGGCGCGCAGACCTACAGTGAAAAACCTGGCCACCGTTTCACCCTGAATGCCGACTTTTCTGCTGCAAAAGAAGAAGACTACGACGCGCTGTTGATCCCCGGCGGCAGAGCGCCCGAGTATCTGCGTCTGAACCCGCAGGTTATCAAGCTGGTGCAGGCTTTTGATGCCGCGCGCAAACCCATCGCCGCCGTGTGTCACGGCCCGCAGCTGTTGGCCGCCGCCGGGGTGCTTAAAGGCAGAACCTGCAGCGCCTATCCGGCCTGCGCCCCGGAAGTGCAGTTGGCCGGAGGCCACTATGCGGATATCGGTATCGATCAGGCCCATGTTGACGGCAATCTGGTGACCGCCCCTGCCTGGCCGGCGCACCCGCAATGGCTGGCAAAATTTGCCGAGCTGCTGGCACAATAATCCCGTTAAAAGGCCCGCAATTTCTTTGCGGGCCTGAAACTGCATTCGGCGCGATGAGTTAACGCATCCAATATTGGATCATTTTAATTGCTCAATCAGAAAGTGAATGTCATAAAGCCAGCGTTTGGCCCGGGCGGATCGCACCAGCATATAAACATATAATGGCCGGATCCTTTCCATTTCAAGATCCCAGTGATTCGCTCGACGATTTGATGAGGAGAACAATAACGCCGATTTTGACTCCTGACGAAAATACAGCTCATGATTGTAATTGCTGCTGTCGATGAGAAAGGCGTCGAAATAGCCACGCATTAGCGTTTCCGACATTGGCAAGGACAGGTGCAGCTCTTTGTTAATTTCCGTATTGAGCGTAACGGCAATCCCCTTTTTAAGCAGGCTGGGCGAATTATAGCGATCAATCACTGAAATGACCTGTTGCTGAATATCACTTTCCATTTCAACCTCAATATATTTGGCCGCGAGAATGATGCGATATCATTCAGACCCTGCTGATGGTGGCGAGTTCTCCATCGTCTGGTCATTTTCCCTTTCTTTACACTTCCACCACAGAATGAATATAAAAAAACGCAGCGTGCTATCACCACACTGCGTAATTTAATTATTGCCCAGGCTTAAATCTTATTGGGTTAAAGATCTATTATTGGCAACCACGCCATCGCCCTGCTTTTCTGCCGCGATGCCCCCGCCCAGGACTTTATACAGAGTAATCAGGTTCTGATATTCGGTTTGGCGAGCCGCAATCAGCGACTGCTGGGCGGTATACAGCGTGCGCTGTGCGTCCAGCATAACCAGATAGGTATCTACTCCGTGGCGGTAACGCAGCTCCGCCAGGCGATAATATTCCTGCGAGGCCGCCACATAGCCGGTTTGTGCCGCTAACTGTTCCTGGATTGTGCCCTTGCGTGCCAACGCATCGGCCGTTTCCTGGAATGCCGTCTGCACCGCTTTCTCATAGGTGGCGACGTAGAGATCTTTCTGCGCCTTGGTGTAATTCAACTGCGCCGTATTATAGCCGCCGGTAAAGATTGGCAAGCTGATGCTCGGTGCAAACGACCAAACACCCGCCCCCTGACTGAACAGGGATGACAGTTCTCCACTGCCCACCCCGCCGCTGGCAGTCAGGCTGATAGACGGGAAGAACGCCGCGCGGGCAGAACCGATATTGGCATTGGCGGCCTTCAGATTATGCTCGGCTTCCAGCACGTCCGGACGGTTCAGCAGCACCTGCGACGACACATTGGCCGGCAGGTCTTTCATGATGCCAGACAACGCTTCGATCCCATCAGGTAACAGGCTTTCCGGCACGCTTTTTCCGACCACCAGATCCAGCGCATTCTTCGCCTGCGCCGCGCTGGTGGTATAGCTGGCTACGTCCGAACGCGCCTGCTGATACACCGTCTCCGCCGACGCCACGTCAACCATCGACAAAATGCCGTTTTGCTGATTCTTGCGTGTTACCGCCAGCGACTGTTTGGCACTTTCCATGGTGCCTTTGGCCGCGGCCAGATTGCTGCGTTCTGCCGCCACATTTACCCAGTCGGTCACGATGTCGGCAATCAACGCCAAACGGGTACTTTTAGCCGCCTCGGACTCCGCCAAATAGCTCTCGAATTTAGAGCGAGTCAGGCTGCGATTTTTGCCAAACAGATCCAACTCGAAGGCGCTGGTGCTGGCGTTAGCCTCGTAGCTTTGGCTAATCGCAGTAGCGTTGTTTGCCCCACCGGTCAGAGCGCGTGAACGCGTTCCTTCCAGACCGGCATTGATGGTAGGAAACAGATCGGCACGCTGCTCACCGTAGAGCGCCCTGGCAGATTCGATGTTGGCAATGGCCTCGCGCAAATCGCGACTGCTGCTCAGCCCCATTTCCACCACCTGCCGTAACCGACTATCGACCACATAGTCACGCCATGGAATGTCCGGGTAGCTTAATGACAATTTACCGGAGGGCGCGGTATAAGCCGCCCCTTGCGGCAGCGTTGAGGGCACCGGTGCCTGCGGGCGCTGATAGTCCGGATCCAGTGAGATACACCCCGCCAGCACCAGCGGAAAGGTCAAAGTGATTAAACGTTGCAGCACGTTATTCTCCTGCCTGCGGCGCAGTGTTTTCTGTTGGTTTGGCGGGGGTTGTTTTGCGTGAAAACATCCGTCTAACCAATACGTAGAACAAGGGAACGAAGAAGATGGCCAGTAATGTCGCCGTAATGGTACCGCCGATGATCCCGGTACCTATGGCGATCCGGCTGTTGGCCCCGGCGCCGCTGGAAACCGCCAAGGGCAATACGCCGGCGCTAAACGCCAGAGAGGTCATCAAAATGGGACGCAAGCGCATACGGGAAGCCTCCACGGCGGCGGCGATCAAGGCTTCGCCGCGCTGGTAATTCTCTTCGGCGAATTCGACGATCAGAATGGCGTTCTTGGCCGACAGGCCGATAATGGTTAATAACGCCACCTGGAAGTAAATGTCGTTTTCCAGCCCACGCAACGTGATCGCCAGCAGCGACCCCACCAGGCCCATAGGAACGACCATCATCACGGCAAACGGGATTGACCAGCTCTCGTACAGCGCGGCCAGGCACAGGAACACCACCACCAACGAAATGGCATACAAAGATGCTGCCTGCCCGCTGGTCAGTCGTTCCTGATAAGACAGCCCGCTCCACGAGAAGCTGCTGGCCGAGGAGAACTGCGCCGCCAGTTTTTCCATCTCGTCCATTGCCGTACCGGAACTGGCACCGGCTGCGCCCTCACCGGTGATCTCAAACGAGGACAGTCCGTTGTAACGCGACAGATTTTCCGGCCCGTAAATCCAATGTGAAGAGGCAAAGGCAGAGAACGGCGTCATGCTGGTGGTACTGCTGTTGGAGGTGCCGCGAACAAACCACTTGTCGAGATCCTCCGGCTTTGACCGATACTCGACGTCACCTTGCATATAGACCTTTTTCACCCGGTTGCGGTCGATAAAGTCGTTGATGTAGGTGCTGCCGAACGCGCTGGTGAGCGTACTGCTGACGTCGCCGGCGCTCAGGCCCAGCGCCTGAAGTTTGTCGTTGTCGATTTCTACCTGCAGCTGTGGCGTATCCGGCAAGGTGTTGGCACGAACCGCACTCAGATTTGGGTTTTTCCCGGCGGCGGCGATGATCTGGTCACGCATCACCTGCAACTCCGCACGGGTGGTCGCCCCTTTAGCCTGCAGTTCGAAGGTGAAACCGTCGGACTGGCCGAAGCCGTCAATCGCCGGCGGGCTCATCGAGAACACCTGGGCATCGCGGATCGTGGCAAAGTGCGCCATTGCGCGTTTGGCAATCGCATCGGCGGTATTGGCACTGCCGGGGCGCTGGCTCCAGTCTTTCAGACTGACAAAGGCCATACCGGCATTTTGCCCGCTGCCGCTGAAACCAAAACCGTTGATGGTGAAAATGGTGCTGACGTTGGCCTTCTCGTCGGTGAGGAAATAGTCTTTCACCGCATCGCTGACCGCCGAAGTACGGGCATTGGTCGCGCCGGCAGGCAGCGTATATTGCACCATCACCACGCCCTGATCTTCATTGGGCAAAAAGCCGGTCGGCAGCCGCATATACATCACGACGACGGCGATCAGCAGCAGTCCGTACAGCAGCAGATAACGCATCGGACTGTGGATCACCCGAGCCACCTTATCGGCGTATTTCTCCTGCAGGCGGTTATAGCCGCGGTTAAATTTGCCCAGCAGGCCTTTGTCGGTCAGATCGTCATGAGCCGGTTTCAGCAAGGTGGCACACAACGCCGGCGCCAACGTCAGCGCCAGGATCACTGACAGCACCATCGACGCCACGATGGTAACGGAGAACTGACGGTAGATAACCCCGGTGGAACCACCAAAGAAGGCCATCGGCAGGAACACCGCCGACAGCACCATGGCGATGCCGACCAGTGCCCCGGTGATTTCCTTCATCGATTTTTCCGTCGCCTGGCGCGGCGACAGCTTCTCTTCCCGCATCACGCGCTCGACGTTCTCTACCACCACAATGGCGTCATCCACCAACAGTCCAATCGCCAGCACCATACCAAACAGCGTCAGGGTGTTGATCGAATAGCCGAAGGCGGCGAGTACGCCAAAGGTGCCCAACAGCACCACCGGCACGGTGATGGTCGGGATCAGCGTAGTACGGAGGTTTTGCAGGAACACAAACATCACGATCACCACCAACACCACCGCCTCGATCAGCGTTTTCACCACTTCTTCGATCGAGATATTAATAAAATCGGTGCTGTCTTTCGGGTAGGCGACCTTGTAACCGTCGGGCATCGAAGTCTGGTATTCCGCCACCTTGGCTTTGACCAGCTTGGCGGTATTGAGCGCATTGGCCCCGGCGGCCAGTTTCACCGCGATGCCTGAGGCTGGATGCCCATTCAAACGGGCGCTGGAGGAGTAATCCTCGTTACCCAATTCCACCCGCGCCACGTCGCCCAGGCGCACCAGTGCGCCGCTGCTGTCACTCTTGAGAATGATGTTGCGGAACTGCTCCGGCGTTTGCAGGCGAGACTGCGCCTTTACCGTTGCGGTCAGTTGCTGATCGGCACCGGACGGCAAGTCGCCGATCTTACCGGCAGAAACCTGGGTGTTTTGCGCTTCTATCGCCGTTGACACGTCGGAAGGCATCAGTGAAAAGGACGCCAGCTTGGTCGGGTCAAGCCAGATGCGCATGGCGTATTCCGATCCGAATACCTGCACATCGCCAACCCCTTCAATGCGCGACAGCGGATCCTGAATGTTACTCACCAGATAGTCGGAAATGTCCGCAATGCTGGCCTTGTCGGTTTCGTCATACAGACCGACGATCAGCAAGAAGCTGCTCTGAGATTTTTTGACCGTAACCCCTTGCGCGGTGACCTCGGTAGGCAAACGGCTTTCCGCCTGCTGCACCTTGTTTTGCACCTGCACCTGCGCGATATCCGGATCGGTACCCTGGTCGAAGGTCACGTTAATGCTCACAGAGCCGTCGGAGCTACTGGTGGCTGAAAAGTAAAGCAGCCCGTCCAGCCCGGTAAGTTGTTGTTCGATGACCTGTGTCACGCTGTTTTCCAGCGTCTCGGCATCGGCGCCCGGATAGGTGGCGGAGATGGATATTTGTGGCGGGGAGACGTCAGGATATTGCGAAATGGGCAGCGAGTTGATCGACATCAGCCCGCACAGCATGATGATGATCGCAATCACCCAGGCGAAAACCGGTCGCCGAATAAAGAACTGCGCCATGGTTACTGCTCCCCGCCGTTAGCCGTCGGTTGTTTCACATCAACCGCTTTGACCTCAACGCCCGCAGCCACCTTATTGGTGCCTTCAACGATCAGACGATCGCCGGCTTTCAGGCCCTTGCTGACCAGCCAATTGCTGCCGATAACCTGCTCGGTAATAACCGTGCGTTGCTCCACTTTGTTTTCCGCGTTGACGACCAGCGCCGTGGCTTCCCCCTTGGCGTTACGGGTGATCCCCTGTTGAGGCGCCAAAATCCCTTTGGGGTCGACGCCGTTGTCGACCGTGGCGTGCACATACATGCCGGGCAGCAATTCGTGCTCGGGATTAGGGAACACCGCACGCAGGGTGACGGAGCCTGTTGACTCGTCTACCGCCACTTCCGTCAGCTCCAGCTTGCCGGGGTGGGTATAAGGCGTACCGTCCTCAAGTTTGATCGCCACCGGCGTGACATCGTCACGTTGCAGCGATGCCTGCTGTTTACGCAGTTTGAGCAATTGACTGCTGGATTGAGTGAGATCGACATAAATCGGATCGAGTGCGCGAATGGTCGCCAGGGCATCGGTCTGACTGGCGGTCACCAAAGCGCCCGGCGTAACGGAGGAAATGCCGATACGACCGGAAATCGGTGCACGAACCTGGGTATAGGCAAGATTGATTTTTGCGGTTTCCAGGGCTGCCTGGTATTGCGCAACGGCGGCAACCGCTTCCAGATAGGTCGCCATGGCATCATCCGCATCCTGTTTGGATACGCCATTCTCTTTTACCAGCGCCGCATAGCGCTGGGCTTTCAGGCGGCTGGACTTCACCGTGGCTTCAGCGCTTTTCAACTGAGCGGCAGCCTGATCGTAGCTGGCCTGGTAGGTTGCGGGATCGATCTGATACAGCACCTGCCCAGCCTTGACCTCGGCCCCTTCGGTAAACAGACGTTTTTTGATAATGCCGTCCACCTGGGGGCGAACGTCC contains:
- a CDS encoding efflux RND transporter permease subunit — its product is MAQFFIRRPVFAWVIAIIIMLCGLMSINSLPISQYPDVSPPQISISATYPGADAETLENSVTQVIEQQLTGLDGLLYFSATSSSDGSVSINVTFDQGTDPDIAQVQVQNKVQQAESRLPTEVTAQGVTVKKSQSSFLLIVGLYDETDKASIADISDYLVSNIQDPLSRIEGVGDVQVFGSEYAMRIWLDPTKLASFSLMPSDVSTAIEAQNTQVSAGKIGDLPSGADQQLTATVKAQSRLQTPEQFRNIILKSDSSGALVRLGDVARVELGNEDYSSSARLNGHPASGIAVKLAAGANALNTAKLVKAKVAEYQTSMPDGYKVAYPKDSTDFINISIEEVVKTLIEAVVLVVIVMFVFLQNLRTTLIPTITVPVVLLGTFGVLAAFGYSINTLTLFGMVLAIGLLVDDAIVVVENVERVMREEKLSPRQATEKSMKEITGALVGIAMVLSAVFLPMAFFGGSTGVIYRQFSVTIVASMVLSVILALTLAPALCATLLKPAHDDLTDKGLLGKFNRGYNRLQEKYADKVARVIHSPMRYLLLYGLLLIAVVVMYMRLPTGFLPNEDQGVVMVQYTLPAGATNARTSAVSDAVKDYFLTDEKANVSTIFTINGFGFSGSGQNAGMAFVSLKDWSQRPGSANTADAIAKRAMAHFATIRDAQVFSMSPPAIDGFGQSDGFTFELQAKGATTRAELQVMRDQIIAAAGKNPNLSAVRANTLPDTPQLQVEIDNDKLQALGLSAGDVSSTLTSAFGSTYINDFIDRNRVKKVYMQGDVEYRSKPEDLDKWFVRGTSNSSTTSMTPFSAFASSHWIYGPENLSRYNGLSSFEITGEGAAGASSGTAMDEMEKLAAQFSSASSFSWSGLSYQERLTSGQAASLYAISLVVVFLCLAALYESWSIPFAVMMVVPMGLVGSLLAITLRGLENDIYFQVALLTIIGLSAKNAILIVEFAEENYQRGEALIAAAVEASRMRLRPILMTSLAFSAGVLPLAVSSGAGANSRIAIGTGIIGGTITATLLAIFFVPLFYVLVRRMFSRKTTPAKPTENTAPQAGE
- a CDS encoding DUF1493 family protein, with protein sequence MESDIQQQVISVIDRYNSPSLLKKGIAVTLNTEINKELHLSLPMSETLMRGYFDAFLIDSSNYNHELYFRQESKSALLFSSSNRRANHWDLEMERIRPLYVYMLVRSARAKRWLYDIHFLIEQLK
- a CDS encoding efflux RND transporter periplasmic adaptor subunit, with the translated sequence MQRKKVLLVSLSLLLAACDGQSGGAPAGAGGVQEVGVATLQAQPVTLSSDLTGRVNATMTSDVRPQVDGIIKKRLFTEGAEVKAGQVLYQIDPATYQASYDQAAAQLKSAEATVKSSRLKAQRYAALVKENGVSKQDADDAMATYLEAVAAVAQYQAALETAKINLAYTQVRAPISGRIGISSVTPGALVTASQTDALATIRALDPIYVDLTQSSSQLLKLRKQQASLQRDDVTPVAIKLEDGTPYTHPGKLELTEVAVDESTGSVTLRAVFPNPEHELLPGMYVHATVDNGVDPKGILAPQQGITRNAKGEATALVVNAENKVEQRTVITEQVIGSNWLVSKGLKAGDRLIVEGTNKVAAGVEVKAVDVKQPTANGGEQ
- a CDS encoding DJ-1/PfpI family protein, producing MSKKKILMLVGDYAEDYETMVPFQALQMIGHQVDAVCPDKVKGDYIMTAIHDFDGAQTYSEKPGHRFTLNADFSAAKEEDYDALLIPGGRAPEYLRLNPQVIKLVQAFDAARKPIAAVCHGPQLLAAAGVLKGRTCSAYPACAPEVQLAGGHYADIGIDQAHVDGNLVTAPAWPAHPQWLAKFAELLAQ
- a CDS encoding long-chain-fatty-acid--CoA ligase: MLNLATLLEESARTFPNRLALVQDEVQLSYVELDQFANQVAHLLRGRGVKPGERVALACPNRWEFPAIYFGILKAGAVVVPLNTLLKAGEFEYYLQDSQAVAFFCFEGGQGLTLGEEAKIAFDSAQQCRDFIIIGDSLALSGDRFSQAIRQQPADFDSASTLESDTAVILYTSGTTGRAKGAELTHSNLVLNALGSVQLFNSSVERPDRHLVTLPLFHTFGSTVQMNAGFALGATLVLVPRFDAKLAISLMQKYAITFFAGVPTMYWALLNALDDSVDLALLRKNLRMAVSGGASLPVQIIEDFARRFGVNILEGYGLSETSPVATFNHPGRVNKVGSIGQPIWGVEVRLVDVTGKTVAGIDQVGEIAVRGHNVMKGYLNRPEATAEVLENGWFRTGDLARRDADGFYFIVDRSKDVIIRGGFNVYPREVEELMIRHPAVSFVAVIGVPHPSLGEEIKAVVVLKDLDDPVTEGALIAWTKERLAAFKYPRIVEFVERLPMTSTGKVLKRLLR
- a CDS encoding LysR family transcriptional regulator → MQNKLEMLRIFCTVAESRNFKDAAILLGISPQAVTRAVKELEQQRGEILFYRSTRQMKITADGERLAQYARQAVNAVDTLLTVKPQPKSDEMRGTIRLTVSSVFGRKFIIPALTQFSLRYPDIVVDCILTDTHSDVIDERIDIGIRFGFLPDNRYVARELAKIHFFAVGTPELINQTGMPKRVDELDLFPLTALIDHKTGRCWPWSFKNTRSFTPSNPRFITDDLEAEFQAVLDGVGFGHMPGFLALPYLKSGHLIQILENNAFASWGLYLYRPQRGPTSLRIRTLFDYLADILADIET
- a CDS encoding Glu/Leu/Phe/Val family dehydrogenase, producing MEKLSYASESSTTAWATYLQQIDRVAPYLGELSRWVDTLRHPKRALIVDIPLQMDDGSIRHFEGFRVQHNLSRGPGKGGIRYHPDVDLDEVMALSAWMTIKCAAVNLPYGGAKGGIRVDPFKLSEGELERLTRRYTSEIGFIIGPQKDIPAPDVGTNSKVMAWMMDTYSMNHGTTITGVVTGKPIHLGGSLGREKATGRGVFVTGCEVAKRLGVQLEGAKVAVQGFGNVGSEAARLFVGIGARVVVIQDHSATLFNPDGIDLSALTEWQAKNKQIAGFPGAKEIESEAFWSVDMDILIPAALEGQITRQRAEILSAKLVLEGANGPTYPDADDVLRSRNITVVPDVICNAGGVTVSYFEWVQDMASYFWSESEINERMDKIMTDAMIHVWNKSEEKECSLRTAAYIVACERILTARKERGIYPG
- a CDS encoding efflux transporter outer membrane subunit; amino-acid sequence: MLQRLITLTFPLVLAGCISLDPDYQRPQAPVPSTLPQGAAYTAPSGKLSLSYPDIPWRDYVVDSRLRQVVEMGLSSSRDLREAIANIESARALYGEQRADLFPTINAGLEGTRSRALTGGANNATAISQSYEANASTSAFELDLFGKNRSLTRSKFESYLAESEAAKSTRLALIADIVTDWVNVAAERSNLAAAKGTMESAKQSLAVTRKNQQNGILSMVDVASAETVYQQARSDVASYTTSAAQAKNALDLVVGKSVPESLLPDGIEALSGIMKDLPANVSSQVLLNRPDVLEAEHNLKAANANIGSARAAFFPSISLTASGGVGSGELSSLFSQGAGVWSFAPSISLPIFTGGYNTAQLNYTKAQKDLYVATYEKAVQTAFQETADALARKGTIQEQLAAQTGYVAASQEYYRLAELRYRHGVDTYLVMLDAQRTLYTAQQSLIAARQTEYQNLITLYKVLGGGIAAEKQGDGVVANNRSLTQ